In Paenibacillus kyungheensis, the following are encoded in one genomic region:
- a CDS encoding ABC transporter ATP-binding protein, with translation MAGVRLEHIFKKYPGSDKATVIDVNLDIKDKEFLVLVGPSGCGKSTTLRMIAGLEEISEGKLYIGDRVVNDVAPKDRDIAMVFQSYALYPHMDVYSNMAFGLKLRKVKKEEIEKRVREAAKILDIEHLLDRKPKALSGGQRQRVALGRAIVRDPQVFLMDEPLSNLDAKLRGQMRAEITKLAKRLQTTVIYVTHDQIEAMTMGDRIVVMKDGIIQQAASPEELYNHPRNMFVAGFIGSPTMNFIRGTLSEKSGGLTFSAAGVELAIPGGKAQILKDQGFTGKEVILGVRPEDIHEEPVFLEASPATAFTAKVDVSENLGHEMLLYLSGVGTDTVVARVDGRSTTRDNATATMAIDMNKVHIFDTESQDNLFYTDPS, from the coding sequence ATGGCAGGCGTACGCTTAGAACACATTTTCAAAAAATATCCGGGTTCTGATAAAGCAACAGTTATTGACGTTAATTTGGATATCAAGGATAAAGAGTTCCTAGTATTGGTTGGACCTTCTGGTTGTGGTAAATCTACAACTCTTCGTATGATCGCTGGTCTGGAAGAAATTTCAGAAGGTAAATTGTACATTGGCGATCGCGTTGTTAACGACGTAGCTCCAAAAGACCGCGATATCGCGATGGTATTCCAATCTTACGCGTTGTACCCTCATATGGATGTATATTCTAATATGGCGTTTGGTTTGAAATTGCGTAAAGTGAAAAAAGAAGAAATCGAAAAACGTGTACGTGAAGCAGCTAAAATTCTCGATATCGAGCATTTGCTAGATCGTAAACCAAAAGCACTTTCTGGTGGTCAACGTCAGCGTGTTGCTTTGGGACGTGCGATTGTCCGTGATCCTCAAGTCTTCTTGATGGATGAGCCTCTTTCTAACTTGGATGCTAAACTTCGTGGTCAGATGCGTGCTGAGATTACTAAACTAGCGAAACGTCTGCAAACGACTGTTATCTATGTAACGCATGATCAGATCGAAGCAATGACAATGGGTGACCGTATCGTTGTTATGAAAGATGGTATTATTCAACAAGCTGCTTCTCCAGAAGAATTGTACAATCACCCACGTAACATGTTCGTAGCGGGCTTTATTGGTTCTCCTACAATGAACTTTATCCGTGGTACATTGTCCGAAAAATCTGGCGGTCTAACATTCAGCGCTGCTGGTGTTGAACTAGCTATCCCTGGTGGTAAAGCGCAAATCTTGAAAGACCAAGGATTCACAGGTAAAGAAGTGATTCTGGGTGTTCGTCCAGAAGATATTCATGAAGAGCCTGTATTCTTAGAAGCTTCTCCAGCTACTGCTTTTACTGCTAAAGTAGATGTATCTGAGAACTTGGGTCATGAAATGTTGCTATACTTGAGCGGTGTAGGTACAGACACTGTTGTTGCTCGTGTTGATGGACGTTCCACTACTCGTGATAACGCTACAGCAACGATGGCAATTGATATGAACAAAGTTCATATTTTTGATACAGAATCTCAAGATAACTTGTTCTACACAGATCCTTCTTAA
- the hprK gene encoding HPr(Ser) kinase/phosphatase, which produces MAKHVKVSELVQMFQLEVVSGGLGLKRKITVDDLNRPGLEMAGYFEYYPTERVQILGRTELAFFKMLTHEEKADRMKRLCNDETPCLVITRGLEVPEELIESSEEHNVPVLRSNLATTILSSRITGFLEKKLAPTATIHGVLVDLYGVGMLITGSSGIGKSETALELVKRGHRLIADDAVEIRQTSDNQLHGTAPELIRHLLEIRGVGIINVMTLFGAGAIRNNKRITLVVRLEAWQQDKQYDRIGLDEETTRIIDTDVPLVTIPVRPGRNLAVIIEVAAMNFRLKRMGYNAALQFTHKLTETIAEDLDELD; this is translated from the coding sequence ATGGCCAAACATGTGAAAGTTTCAGAATTGGTACAAATGTTCCAGCTTGAAGTTGTGTCTGGAGGACTTGGTTTAAAACGAAAAATTACTGTAGATGATCTGAATCGACCTGGATTAGAAATGGCAGGATATTTTGAATATTATCCTACAGAACGTGTACAGATTCTGGGTAGAACCGAGCTTGCGTTTTTTAAAATGCTTACGCATGAAGAAAAAGCAGATCGTATGAAGCGTCTTTGTAATGATGAGACGCCTTGTCTTGTGATTACACGTGGACTTGAAGTACCTGAGGAGTTAATTGAAAGTAGCGAAGAGCATAATGTTCCGGTACTTCGTAGCAATCTGGCGACGACTATTTTATCAAGCCGGATTACAGGCTTTTTGGAGAAAAAATTAGCACCAACTGCGACAATTCATGGCGTATTGGTAGACCTTTATGGTGTAGGGATGCTAATTACAGGTAGTAGCGGTATCGGTAAAAGTGAAACTGCTCTTGAGTTAGTAAAACGTGGGCATCGATTGATTGCCGATGATGCGGTAGAAATCCGCCAAACTTCGGATAATCAACTGCATGGTACGGCTCCTGAATTGATTCGTCATTTACTTGAAATTCGCGGAGTCGGTATTATCAATGTAATGACATTGTTCGGTGCGGGTGCAATTCGTAACAACAAACGAATTACTTTGGTTGTACGTCTAGAAGCATGGCAACAAGACAAGCAGTATGACCGTATCGGATTGGATGAAGAAACAACTCGTATCATTGATACAGATGTACCTCTAGTTACGATTCCAGTTCGTCCAGGACGAAATCTAGCTGTTATTATTGAAGTGGCAGCCATGAATTTCCGCTTAAAACGTATGGGTTATAATGCAGCATTGCAATTTACTCATAAATTAACAGAGACGATTGCTGAAGATCTCGACGAACTGGATTAA
- the lgt gene encoding prolipoprotein diacylglyceryl transferase → MGTSLINPIAFSIGALQVHWYGLILGTGALVGLLLLIREGRRFGIPQEFFMDLVLFGVPSAIIAARIYYVAFRWPDYRDNLWDVFKIWNGGIAIYGALIGSVICAIIYTRKKGYSFWRIMDLCAPYLLVGQAIGRWGNFVNQEAYGGPVEESFLRSNLHLPDFIVNQMNVNGVFHHPTFLYESLWNLVGVIVLCVLRRRAFVRSGEIFFSYLIWYGIGRFFIEALRTDSLTFEGPQWLVAIVNGLWTPMTWFGFQQGAIEPGYGNIRVSQLLSLVLIVAAILLMIIRRRAGLANEHYSDPIVSSKVAQHELVTDHDTTTGSSSVPTVDSSSSSKDRHDLKKEDTIHNERKE, encoded by the coding sequence ATGGGGACATCATTAATTAACCCGATTGCTTTCTCGATCGGAGCGCTTCAGGTGCATTGGTATGGATTGATTTTGGGTACTGGCGCATTAGTCGGGTTATTACTATTAATTCGCGAAGGACGTCGATTCGGGATTCCACAAGAGTTTTTTATGGATCTAGTGTTGTTCGGTGTTCCTTCCGCTATTATTGCTGCACGTATTTATTATGTTGCTTTCCGTTGGCCTGATTATAGAGATAACTTATGGGATGTCTTTAAAATTTGGAATGGCGGTATTGCTATATATGGTGCATTAATAGGTTCTGTGATTTGTGCGATTATTTATACGCGTAAAAAAGGATATAGCTTCTGGCGAATTATGGATTTGTGTGCGCCTTATTTGCTTGTTGGACAAGCGATCGGACGTTGGGGGAATTTTGTCAATCAGGAAGCTTATGGCGGACCTGTCGAAGAATCTTTTTTAAGAAGTAATTTGCATTTACCTGATTTTATTGTGAATCAAATGAATGTTAATGGTGTATTCCATCATCCTACATTTTTGTATGAATCGCTATGGAATCTGGTTGGTGTAATTGTACTATGTGTATTACGTCGTCGTGCATTTGTGCGTAGTGGAGAAATTTTCTTCTCTTATCTTATCTGGTATGGTATCGGGCGTTTCTTTATTGAAGCACTTCGTACAGATAGTCTTACCTTTGAAGGCCCGCAATGGTTGGTAGCTATAGTAAATGGTCTGTGGACTCCTATGACATGGTTTGGCTTCCAACAAGGAGCGATCGAACCTGGATACGGAAATATTCGAGTATCACAGTTATTGTCGCTTGTGTTGATTGTAGCCGCTATTCTATTGATGATTATTCGTCGTCGTGCTGGTCTAGCTAATGAACATTATAGCGATCCAATTGTGTCATCCAAAGTGGCACAACATGAATTGGTTACTGATCATGATACCACTACAGGATCTTCTTCAGTGCCAACAGTAGATTCGTCATCTTCTTCTAAAGATAGACATGATCTGAAAAAAGAAGATACGATTCACAATGAACGCAAGGAGTAG
- the ppaX gene encoding pyrophosphatase PpaX: MIDTVLLDLDGTIVDTNELIIASFINTLESNGLAPLTREQIIPHMGLTLEQQLRAFSGVDDVTSYVTAYREYSAIHHDTMVAPFPEVTEVLTRLQAEGIKLGVVTTKIRPNTLKVLEMFQLDQFMEVIITQDDVEHTKPHPQPIERAMEALGSSPEHTLMVGDSPADLQAASAAGVMSAAVAWSLKGEEELSKYHPQYILHTMSDLYELVLGDTVDR, from the coding sequence ATGATTGATACGGTTTTATTGGATTTGGATGGAACGATTGTAGATACCAATGAATTGATTATTGCTTCATTTATTAACACATTGGAAAGTAATGGGTTAGCTCCATTGACGAGAGAGCAGATTATTCCGCATATGGGATTAACGTTGGAGCAGCAACTTCGTGCTTTTTCAGGTGTCGATGATGTGACTTCTTATGTTACGGCTTATCGTGAATATAGTGCGATTCATCACGATACGATGGTGGCTCCTTTTCCAGAAGTCACCGAAGTGTTAACACGTCTCCAAGCAGAAGGTATTAAGCTGGGAGTCGTGACGACTAAAATTCGTCCGAATACACTCAAAGTGCTGGAAATGTTTCAATTGGATCAATTTATGGAAGTGATTATTACGCAGGATGATGTTGAGCATACCAAACCTCATCCGCAACCGATTGAACGTGCTATGGAAGCTCTTGGTTCGTCTCCTGAGCATACATTGATGGTGGGCGATAGTCCTGCCGATTTGCAGGCTGCATCCGCAGCAGGTGTTATGTCAGCGGCTGTAGCTTGGTCTCTTAAAGGGGAAGAAGAACTATCCAAGTATCATCCACAGTATATTTTGCATACGATGAGTGATTTGTATGAATTGGTGCTTGGCGATACGGTCGATCGATGA
- a CDS encoding acyltransferase, with product MRKTERFPVKEGPNALRQIYRTVSPWKGVRNFICIQVARYCPVLEWKNWIYRHLLHMEVGKDTAFGLMVMVDVFFPEKIKIGTNTVIGYNTTILAHEYLIREYRLGNVIIGDEVMIGANSTILPGVTIGDGAVVAAGSVVHTDVAAGTFVGGNPLRVLTRRSPEHTVDLTSDKDEDLLH from the coding sequence ATGAGAAAGACCGAGCGTTTTCCTGTAAAAGAGGGACCTAATGCCTTGCGTCAAATTTATCGCACAGTCAGCCCATGGAAAGGCGTTCGGAACTTTATATGTATTCAAGTAGCGCGGTATTGTCCAGTCCTGGAATGGAAAAACTGGATTTACCGCCACTTGCTACATATGGAAGTGGGTAAAGATACGGCTTTTGGATTGATGGTGATGGTAGATGTATTTTTTCCGGAAAAAATAAAGATAGGGACGAATACAGTGATTGGATACAATACCACTATTCTTGCTCATGAATATCTGATTCGTGAATACCGATTAGGCAATGTTATCATTGGTGATGAAGTGATGATTGGTGCAAATAGTACTATTTTGCCAGGTGTAACAATTGGCGATGGAGCAGTGGTTGCAGCAGGATCAGTCGTACATACAGATGTAGCCGCAGGTACATTTGTTGGTGGGAATCCTTTACGCGTATTAACACGTCGAAGTCCAGAACATACGGTAGATCTTACAAGTGATAAGGATGAAGATCTATTGCATTAA
- a CDS encoding acyltransferase, producing MNQIKKERLTQLDFFRAIAIIGVLHVHSTSVATTEAMNTSIYYLFNFLNIFFKYGTPSFIFLSSFVLFYNYYDRPLTGKLIGSFYKKRMLYILLPYVLISALYFWYKLAQRGQLDDPPMQLLGDYWYAITHGSAYTHLYFVFISVQFYLLFPIMLALLKSQRWVARFAIPIGLALQWGFVIWNKYDLHYATKGSLAISYFSYYMMGAFVAIYFKPFRGWLMSKWTDMSERQRVSTILLWGSWLVTGLIYVQIWYDARMTNEWLDSLVYELMWNVYTMLSSLVLLHSAFILNRIAPKWILAILRRLGELSFAIYLVHPFILAYYRDTREYLTLGTLGYFVWIYGGMLCALIISAVFVQMVFRRVSFSWVLLGSIPASLSGRHKNKKQAKVSGRTTKTDAVKRPSP from the coding sequence TTGAATCAAATAAAGAAGGAACGGCTGACACAGCTTGATTTCTTCCGTGCGATTGCCATTATTGGGGTACTGCATGTTCATTCTACATCGGTGGCAACGACAGAAGCGATGAATACGTCGATTTATTATCTGTTTAACTTTTTGAATATTTTCTTTAAATACGGAACGCCTTCATTTATCTTTTTGAGTAGTTTTGTATTGTTTTATAATTACTATGACAGACCTCTTACAGGCAAATTAATCGGGAGCTTTTATAAAAAAAGAATGCTCTACATTTTGCTGCCGTATGTTTTGATATCTGCTTTATATTTCTGGTATAAGCTTGCTCAGCGTGGTCAATTGGATGATCCCCCAATGCAATTGTTAGGGGATTACTGGTATGCGATCACTCATGGTTCTGCGTATACACATCTTTATTTTGTATTTATTAGTGTGCAGTTTTATCTGTTATTTCCGATTATGCTTGCTTTGCTAAAAAGTCAGCGTTGGGTAGCACGCTTTGCGATTCCTATCGGTCTTGCGTTACAGTGGGGATTCGTGATCTGGAATAAATACGATCTTCATTATGCAACAAAAGGCAGTCTAGCTATTTCATATTTCTCTTATTATATGATGGGTGCATTTGTAGCGATTTATTTCAAACCTTTCCGCGGATGGCTGATGAGCAAATGGACAGACATGTCAGAAAGACAAAGAGTCAGCACAATATTGCTATGGGGAAGCTGGCTGGTCACCGGATTGATCTATGTACAAATCTGGTATGATGCTCGAATGACCAATGAATGGTTAGATTCGTTAGTGTATGAACTGATGTGGAATGTCTATACGATGTTATCTTCATTAGTGTTGCTTCATTCGGCATTTATCTTAAATCGAATAGCACCGAAATGGATACTGGCGATTTTGCGTCGATTAGGAGAACTATCTTTTGCTATTTACTTAGTTCATCCATTTATACTGGCTTACTATCGCGATACAAGAGAATATCTTACTTTAGGCACATTAGGTTACTTTGTCTGGATTTATGGCGGTATGTTGTGTGCTCTAATTATTTCAGCGGTATTTGTACAGATGGTGTTTAGAAGAGTATCATTCTCATGGGTATTGTTAGGCAGTATTCCAGCTTCATTATCTGGACGACATAAAAACAAAAAACAAGCAAAAGTGAGCGGTCGGACGACCAAAACGGATGCTGTAAAAAGACCAAGCCCTTAA
- a CDS encoding ATP phosphoribosyltransferase regulatory subunit — MSKPKGFEKPAGVRDYLPHVVSKLRHIERNVLDCMSEWGYRQIITPTMEYYDTVGVASSTSDRKLYKMLNNRGTTMVLRSDMTTPIARVMGSLLKEESLPVRLSYHANVFRSIEEEAGRETEFFQTGAELVGNDSAEGDAEVIALAIASLQAAGVETFKISLGHVGFLTGLLEEVLPDKTIEQEALKETLLNRDFVGFRERLSHFQLSVEQRQELEGLLRLRGAQDICLQATALSSNPRAIASIQHLCKVWEVLEAYGVSEHVMIDLTMIGDFSYYTGMVFEGYAAELGFPVCSGGRYDNLLTQFGRSVTATGFALKTNRILDGVDLHLPEEEPPVLIAYDVNSRREAFTHAAQLRQQGKIVITEHIEATEKLESATPSDSSVVTYSQVIRFTDGRAVTV, encoded by the coding sequence TTGTCCAAGCCCAAAGGATTCGAAAAGCCCGCAGGTGTACGTGATTATCTACCGCATGTTGTATCCAAATTGCGCCATATTGAACGCAATGTATTGGACTGCATGTCCGAGTGGGGCTACCGTCAGATTATAACGCCTACAATGGAATATTATGATACGGTAGGTGTAGCTAGTTCTACATCAGACCGCAAACTATATAAAATGTTAAATAACCGTGGAACAACGATGGTGTTACGTTCTGATATGACGACACCGATCGCTCGTGTGATGGGTTCTCTTTTAAAAGAAGAATCATTGCCTGTGCGTTTGTCTTACCATGCGAATGTATTTCGTTCGATTGAAGAAGAAGCTGGACGAGAAACTGAATTTTTTCAAACCGGTGCTGAATTAGTCGGAAATGATTCGGCTGAAGGCGACGCTGAGGTCATTGCACTTGCGATTGCTTCATTACAAGCCGCAGGTGTAGAAACATTCAAAATTTCGCTCGGACATGTTGGATTTTTAACAGGATTGTTGGAAGAAGTATTGCCTGACAAAACCATCGAACAAGAAGCGTTAAAAGAAACATTACTTAATCGAGATTTTGTTGGATTTCGTGAGCGTTTATCGCATTTCCAATTATCGGTGGAGCAACGTCAAGAATTAGAAGGATTGCTTCGTCTACGTGGAGCTCAAGATATTTGTCTTCAGGCGACAGCATTGAGCAGTAATCCACGTGCGATTGCTTCGATTCAGCACTTGTGCAAAGTGTGGGAAGTGTTAGAAGCTTATGGAGTCTCTGAGCATGTGATGATCGATTTAACGATGATTGGAGACTTTTCTTATTATACCGGTATGGTATTTGAAGGGTATGCAGCAGAACTTGGCTTCCCTGTATGTAGTGGAGGACGATATGATAACCTGCTGACTCAATTCGGACGTTCTGTGACGGCTACCGGATTTGCTTTGAAAACGAATCGGATACTGGATGGAGTCGATCTTCATTTACCAGAAGAAGAACCACCTGTATTGATCGCTTATGATGTAAATAGTCGGCGCGAAGCATTCACACATGCAGCACAACTTCGCCAGCAAGGCAAAATTGTAATTACAGAACATATAGAAGCAACAGAGAAGCTAGAATCAGCTACTCCATCTGATTCATCTGTAGTTACGTATAGTCAGGTGATTCGCTTTACAGATGGACGAGCAGTTACGGTATAA
- the hisG gene encoding ATP phosphoribosyltransferase, with translation MTQILKVAMPKGRIYKKAAELFRKAGIEVPLDVDDSRKLIVHLPEVGMEFILAKPVDVPIYVEHGVADIGIVGKDVLIEENRAVYELLDLGIARCRMSVIGLPDWKPGIQQRVATKYPNVASQYFREQGQQVEVIKLNGSIELAPMIGLADRIVDMVETGETLRENGLVEMETIFGITSRLIANRVSYRMKNEEIQKLCDQLQMVIPEPVLHQ, from the coding sequence ATGACACAAATTCTTAAAGTTGCGATGCCAAAAGGGCGTATCTATAAAAAGGCAGCAGAGCTTTTCCGTAAAGCAGGAATTGAAGTTCCATTGGATGTTGATGATTCTCGTAAATTGATTGTACATTTACCTGAAGTGGGAATGGAATTTATTCTAGCCAAACCAGTCGATGTGCCTATCTATGTAGAGCATGGTGTTGCTGATATCGGTATTGTTGGCAAAGATGTATTGATTGAGGAAAATCGAGCTGTGTATGAGTTGCTTGATCTAGGAATTGCTCGATGCCGAATGTCTGTGATTGGTCTACCGGATTGGAAGCCAGGTATTCAGCAACGTGTAGCTACCAAATATCCTAATGTGGCTTCTCAATATTTCCGCGAGCAAGGACAACAAGTAGAAGTGATTAAATTAAATGGTTCGATTGAGCTTGCACCGATGATAGGTCTGGCTGATCGTATTGTCGATATGGTAGAAACGGGAGAAACGTTACGCGAAAATGGATTGGTGGAAATGGAGACCATATTCGGTATCACCAGTCGATTGATTGCTAACCGTGTCAGTTACCGCATGAAAAATGAAGAAATTCAAAAACTATGCGATCAATTGCAAATGGTGATTCCAGAGCCAGTTCTGCACCAATAA
- the hisD gene encoding histidinol dehydrogenase: MKIVSAQDFDLRREVDYGSPEQNAAVKQIVQDIKHTGDKALLQYTKQFDGADLTADLLRVTDKELQAAYQEVEPSFVQAITAAAHNIRQFHEKQKRNSWMDLQPDGSLLGQIIRPLKRVGVYVPGGKAAYPSSVLMNVIPAQVAGVPEIVMVTPPSTGGKEGINPYILVTAAEAGVTEMYRVGGAQAIAALAYGTQSIEPVDKICGPGNIYVALAKREVYGVVDIDSIAGPSEIVVLADEHANPAYIAADLLSQAEHDEMASAILVTCSAQLAAAVASEVQQQLETLPRQHIANASIQNHGAIIVTETITEGIDVVNRLAPEHLEIMVEQPMNYVGMIENAGAIFLGNYSSEPVGDYFAGPNHIIPTNGTARFSSPVDVDDFIKKSSMIYYSKEALLANGNTIMELARHEGLEGHARAIAIRLEQEG; encoded by the coding sequence GTGAAGATCGTATCTGCACAAGATTTTGATTTGCGAAGAGAAGTAGATTATGGATCGCCAGAGCAAAATGCTGCAGTAAAGCAAATTGTTCAAGATATTAAGCACACAGGAGACAAAGCTTTGTTGCAATATACGAAGCAGTTCGATGGGGCAGATCTTACAGCTGATTTGCTTCGCGTGACCGATAAAGAATTGCAAGCAGCGTACCAAGAAGTCGAACCTTCTTTTGTCCAAGCGATCACAGCTGCCGCGCATAATATTCGTCAATTTCATGAAAAGCAAAAACGTAACTCATGGATGGATCTACAACCTGATGGCAGTCTATTAGGGCAAATTATTCGTCCACTCAAACGTGTCGGTGTGTATGTTCCGGGTGGGAAAGCAGCTTATCCTTCATCTGTATTGATGAATGTGATTCCAGCTCAAGTCGCAGGTGTACCTGAAATCGTGATGGTCACCCCTCCTTCTACAGGTGGCAAAGAAGGAATTAACCCTTATATTCTAGTGACTGCCGCTGAAGCTGGAGTAACAGAAATGTATCGTGTAGGTGGTGCACAAGCGATAGCAGCACTTGCTTATGGTACTCAAAGTATAGAACCGGTTGATAAAATCTGTGGACCCGGCAATATTTATGTGGCGCTAGCGAAGCGTGAAGTGTATGGGGTAGTTGATATTGATAGTATTGCTGGCCCAAGCGAAATTGTAGTGCTAGCAGATGAGCATGCAAATCCTGCTTATATTGCAGCAGATTTATTGTCCCAAGCGGAGCATGATGAAATGGCTTCTGCTATTCTTGTCACTTGTTCTGCACAGCTTGCCGCGGCTGTTGCTTCTGAAGTACAACAGCAATTAGAAACATTGCCTCGTCAACATATTGCTAATGCTTCGATCCAGAATCATGGAGCGATTATTGTTACAGAAACGATCACAGAAGGTATCGATGTAGTGAATCGACTGGCTCCTGAGCATCTGGAAATTATGGTCGAACAACCGATGAACTATGTAGGCATGATCGAAAATGCAGGTGCTATTTTCCTCGGTAATTATAGTTCAGAGCCAGTAGGTGATTATTTTGCTGGCCCAAATCATATTATCCCGACCAACGGAACAGCTCGTTTTTCTTCACCCGTCGATGTTGACGATTTTATCAAAAAATCGAGTATGATCTATTATAGTAAAGAAGCTTTGCTTGCGAATGGCAATACAATTATGGAATTAGCACGTCATGAAGGATTAGAAGGTCATGCACGCGCCATTGCTATTCGTTTGGAACAAGAAGGTTAA
- the hisB gene encoding imidazoleglycerol-phosphate dehydratase HisB, which produces MSTENQSTRQADVSRKTNETNIQLAFNVDGTGISEIETDVPFLNHMLDLFTKHGHFDLNIKAQGDIEIDDHHTVEDIGICLGQTLREALGDKRGIKRYSSVFIPMDEALAQVVIDISNRPHFEYRAEYPSNQVGSFQTELVHEFLWKFALEARITLHVIVHYGQNTHHMIEAIFKALGRAVDEATTIDPRVTGVPSTKGVL; this is translated from the coding sequence ATGTCAACTGAAAACCAGAGCACACGTCAAGCAGATGTCAGCCGTAAAACCAATGAAACGAATATTCAGCTTGCTTTTAATGTAGATGGAACAGGAATTTCTGAAATTGAGACGGATGTTCCTTTTTTAAATCATATGCTCGATCTATTCACCAAGCATGGACATTTTGATCTGAATATCAAAGCACAAGGTGATATTGAGATTGATGATCATCATACGGTAGAAGATATCGGAATCTGTCTTGGACAGACGCTACGTGAAGCATTAGGAGATAAGCGCGGCATTAAGCGTTACAGCAGTGTATTTATTCCGATGGATGAAGCTTTGGCACAGGTAGTGATTGATATCAGCAATCGTCCGCATTTTGAATATCGTGCCGAATACCCTTCTAATCAAGTGGGAAGCTTCCAGACTGAATTGGTACATGAATTTTTGTGGAAATTTGCACTCGAAGCACGTATCACACTACATGTTATTGTACATTACGGACAAAATACGCATCATATGATTGAAGCGATTTTCAAAGCATTAGGACGTGCTGTAGATGAAGCAACAACAATTGATCCGCGCGTGACAGGAGTACCTTCGACGAAGGGAGTGCTATAA
- the hisH gene encoding imidazole glycerol phosphate synthase subunit HisH — protein sequence MAIAIVDYGIGNLHSVSKAIERLGYEGIVTGDRDEILRAEGVILPGVGAFGDAMNHIREGGMDHIVNEVANSGKPLLGICLGMQLLFTEGEEHGIHQGLNILPGRVVKFEDEDYKIPHMGWNRLEYTQPNHPLVRDLYNGHVYFVHSYHVKPDHADDLIAICDYGQPVTAIVGRDNVYGMQFHPEKSGELGTLLLRNFLALCTGERID from the coding sequence ATGGCGATCGCTATTGTTGATTATGGAATAGGCAATCTGCATAGTGTCAGCAAAGCGATTGAACGATTAGGCTATGAGGGTATAGTCACAGGAGATCGTGATGAGATTCTACGTGCAGAAGGTGTTATTTTACCAGGTGTCGGTGCTTTTGGTGATGCGATGAATCATATTCGTGAAGGCGGTATGGATCATATTGTTAATGAAGTCGCTAACAGTGGTAAGCCTTTATTAGGGATTTGTCTTGGTATGCAGTTATTGTTTACCGAAGGTGAAGAGCATGGTATTCATCAAGGGTTAAACATTTTGCCAGGTAGAGTCGTGAAGTTCGAAGATGAAGATTACAAAATTCCACATATGGGCTGGAATCGATTAGAGTATACACAACCGAATCATCCGTTAGTACGTGATCTGTACAATGGGCATGTATATTTTGTTCATTCTTATCATGTAAAGCCAGATCATGCAGATGATCTTATCGCTATATGTGATTATGGACAACCGGTTACAGCGATCGTAGGAAGAGACAATGTATACGGTATGCAGTTTCATCCCGAAAAAAGTGGAGAATTGGGTACATTGTTATTGCGTAATTTCTTGGCGCTGTGTACAGGTGAACGGATAGATTAA